A genomic stretch from Desulfuromonas sp. includes:
- a CDS encoding rod shape-determining protein (functions in MreBCD complex in some organisms) has product MANLFDAVWGLFSNDLAIDLGTANTLVYSKGEGIVVSEPSVVAVQKDSMGQRKVLAVGMEAKKMLGRTPGSIIAIRPMKDGVIADFDITEEMLRYFIQKVHNRKTLARPRIVICVPSGITQVEKRAVRESAESAGAREVYLIEEPMAAAIGAGLPITEASGNMIVDIGGGTTEVAVISLSGIVYAKSVRVGGDKMDEAIVQYMKRKYNMLVGERTAEQIKIEIGSAYPDETESTIEIKGRDLVSGIPKTLELNATEIREALSEPVNAITEAVRIALERTPPELAADIVDKGIVLAGGGAMLRNLDLLLREETGLPVVIAEDPLSCVVLGSGKVLDELDLLKRVAVAS; this is encoded by the coding sequence ATGGCGAATTTATTTGACGCAGTCTGGGGGTTGTTTTCCAACGACCTGGCGATCGACCTCGGAACTGCAAATACACTTGTTTATTCCAAGGGTGAGGGGATCGTCGTCAGTGAACCCTCGGTCGTCGCGGTGCAGAAGGATTCGATGGGCCAGCGCAAGGTGCTCGCCGTCGGCATGGAAGCGAAGAAGATGCTCGGCCGGACCCCCGGCAGCATTATCGCGATCCGTCCGATGAAAGACGGGGTTATCGCCGATTTCGATATCACCGAGGAGATGCTGCGCTATTTTATCCAGAAGGTTCATAATCGCAAAACCCTGGCCCGGCCGCGGATCGTTATCTGCGTCCCGTCCGGCATTACCCAGGTTGAGAAGCGGGCCGTTCGCGAATCAGCCGAATCGGCCGGAGCCCGTGAAGTCTACCTGATCGAGGAACCGATGGCGGCTGCGATCGGAGCGGGCCTGCCGATTACCGAGGCGTCGGGCAACATGATTGTCGATATTGGCGGCGGCACCACCGAGGTTGCGGTTATTTCCCTTTCCGGGATCGTTTATGCCAAGTCGGTCCGCGTTGGCGGTGACAAGATGGACGAGGCAATCGTTCAGTATATGAAACGGAAGTACAATATGCTGGTCGGCGAACGGACGGCCGAACAGATCAAGATCGAGATCGGTTCGGCGTATCCGGACGAAACCGAATCAACCATCGAAATCAAGGGGCGTGATCTGGTTAGCGGTATTCCCAAAACCCTCGAATTGAACGCGACCGAGATCCGTGAGGCACTCTCCGAACCGGTCAATGCGATCACCGAGGCGGTCCGCATCGCCCTTGAACGGACACCGCCGGAGCTGGCGGCCGATATCGTCGACAAGGGCATTGTTCTGGCCGGCGGCGGAGCGATGCTTCGTAATCTTGACCTGCTGCTGCGCGAAGAGACCGGCCTCCCGGTGGTAATCGCCGAAGACCCTCTCTCCTGTGTTGTCCTCGGTTCCGGCAAGGTGCTGGATGAACTCGATTTGCTCAAACGGGTCGCGGTCGCATCATAA
- a CDS encoding rod shape-determining protein MreC, protein MLELLRRFRRPILVFFMILAALLLYSANLRRGGTSTFFERSVLQLTSPLHKALDVVWKGAADTWSRYLWLVDTERDNEALIDENRKLKAELVRFDEVRLANQRLRKLLDFKEEVQLPPLPAQVISEDASSWFRTVVIDKGMDDGVREGMAVVVAEGVVGRTIRVSAHHSTVLLITDASSAVASLVQNTRTRGICRGEGTELTLDYALRLAAIKVGDRIVTSGTGGVFPKGLVVGNVTLIEKGEYGLFQNVTVTPSVDFSRLEEVLVLLREGP, encoded by the coding sequence ATGCTGGAACTCCTCAGGCGTTTTCGCCGGCCAATTCTTGTTTTTTTCATGATTCTGGCAGCGCTGTTGCTTTATTCGGCAAACTTGCGGCGCGGCGGTACGTCAACCTTTTTTGAACGTTCTGTTCTTCAACTCACCTCACCGCTGCACAAGGCCCTTGATGTTGTCTGGAAAGGGGCCGCAGATACCTGGTCCCGTTATCTCTGGCTGGTCGACACCGAGCGCGACAACGAAGCGCTGATTGATGAAAACCGCAAGCTGAAGGCCGAACTGGTCCGTTTCGATGAGGTTCGCCTGGCCAATCAGCGGCTGCGCAAGCTGCTCGATTTTAAGGAAGAGGTTCAACTGCCGCCACTTCCGGCCCAGGTGATCAGTGAAGACGCATCGAGCTGGTTCCGGACGGTGGTGATCGACAAGGGGATGGATGACGGCGTGCGCGAAGGGATGGCGGTGGTGGTTGCCGAAGGTGTCGTCGGCCGGACCATCCGGGTCTCTGCTCATCACTCGACGGTCTTGCTGATTACCGATGCCTCGTCGGCGGTCGCGTCTCTGGTTCAGAATACCAGGACGCGTGGCATCTGCAGGGGCGAGGGGACTGAGTTGACCCTCGACTATGCCCTGCGCCTGGCTGCAATAAAAGTTGGTGACCGGATCGTCACTTCCGGAACCGGCGGCGTTTTTCCGAAAGGGCTGGTTGTCGGCAATGTCACTTTGATCGAGAAGGGCGAGTACGGCCTTTTTCAGAATGTGACCGTGACTCCGAGCGTCGATTTTTCCCGGCTTGAGGAGGTCCTGGTGCTGCTCAGGGAGGGGCCGTGA